TGACTTACTTGTAATAGAATCAAGAAATTGGTCTACTTCATGGGATGGGAGCACAAGATTTCAAGTCAAGCGAGGTACTAGCCTTGTAACTGTTGACTTGGAGAGGAGAATGTGTGACTACATGAAATTTGACTTGACAGGCATTCCATGCCAACATGCGATTGCTGCAGTACATTCAAGAAGACAAAATCCAGtggattttttttcagattACCACAAGAGAGACAAATATTTGGCAAGCTATAGTTACCCTCTGAAGCAATGAAGGGTGAAGATTTTTGGGATTTTCATGGAGGAGAAGAGATGCTACCACCACCAATTCCTAAGAAACTCAGGGGGAGACCAAAGAAAATGAGGAGATGAGAGGAGTGGGAGGGGGTAGTAGGAGCCAGTCTCAACCTTCTAGAGGCATTTTGTTGCAGAGGTTCACCAACAAGAGAGTGATGCACTGCAGTCACTACAGGCAACCAGGGCACAGAGTTTCCAAATACCCTACTAGAGAGGTTGACACCACAACAGATGGACAAGGAAATCAAGCGGAAAGTGCACATGGAAATGAGGAAGGAAAAACACAAGAAAATGAGCAAGCAAAAGCACAAGAAAAGACACAAGAAAAAGCACAAGAAAAAGCAGTGGAACCTCAGTAGAGGTCTACTAACAAGAAGAAGGGCAAAAAGGTTGAAGATGGGGCACCAGTTACTAAGAAACCATTTGCAAGGGAGCTAAAAAGGCAGAAACTGAGTGTTAGAAGAGCACAAAAAGGTGTTGTCATAAGAGATGTAGTCCTAGATAACCCAAGCATCTTAATTCCAAGCTTAGAAGGGCTTCAAGAGAGAAGGGCAAAGCTAGGTTGGGAGAAGAAGAGCATTTTGTTTCTGCAAAAGATGATAATTATACAGTGGAGAAAGAAGACATGGAAATAAAAGATAAGGAGGGTGATGTTGAAAGGACAAAAAAATCCTTGTCTTTTCTGGAAGTGGTGCTTAGGAAGAAATTGCCTTTTGTTAGAGGCGAGGTTGTAgatgagtggcaaaaaaatggAAAAACCTATATAGCGTTCAGTGACAAGCTTATGGGTGATGTTGGTAGAAAGGCAATATTCATGCCTACCCCTGGACAGCTACCATTTGCACCTACAGGGGGGACACTACCAATTTCAATAACTCCCTGCAATGTAACCTCTCAGTAGACCACCAGCAAGGAAAACACAGACATGCAAGGAGATCTTTCACAACCCTCTCAATCACCAAAGAGATCTGTTAGACTACAAATGAAGGGCAAATTCACCTTCGAAAATACCCCTGATGATCCCACAGAGCTTTAAATTAGTCAGCACTATTATTCAACTTATGTTGCTTTTGTTAAATACTACTTATGTTGCTACTTATTTTGCTGTTATTATGGTACTTAGTTATGGTACTCTGTCGAAGACATTAAAATCGGTTTACGCAATGACATCTTTTTTTTACATTTACTATGTTGTTTATAGTTGTTTGTATGTATTCTTGTTGCAATTTCAGGAAAATAAGCATctgatttcattaaaaaaaacatacatatatatgccaCATCAATGTTGCACATTCACTCCATCTAACAACAATACTTCTACCACATTTACTACCCTGCAACTACTTAGAAACAAATATCACTGCAATCAATACAACAACTACAAAGACACACAATATCATCTGCCTTTTCATCATATTTTCTCAGCTTCCACCCTTACTTCGATCAACAAATTCTTCTCAACCTTCAGAAGGTTTTTCTTCACCTTACTTTCAACAAGATCTTCTTCAACAACTTTATGCTTTTCTTCAAGATAAATTCTCCTGTGATTTAAGCGAGTAATTACATCCAAAGATCTAGGGCAAAACTCTTCTGCAAACCACTCGAAATAATGGCATCCATTGTCCTCCTACATCAAAATCCATGCAtaattactaatattttatatttaactctatttctaaattaaattttacaacCATACCTTTGGAGGGGCATAAGTGTGGAACCGTCTTCCCGGATTTTTCAATGTCCAAGAGGTAAAAACTCAAGCTCTTCTTCCACAAAAGCAACTCTTATGCTCTTCCTTTCTCACTGAGTCGATCGATGAAGAGCTACCAGTTTAATCTATGGGGCTTTTATTTGTTGCCATGTACAGAAGATATAGATAAGAGGAATTAGAGATTTTGGTTAAAAGTTTTTGTTTAATCAATGACCTCACTCTAGTTATATATCGATTACATATATAGTCGTTGTATCAGACACGTCAGTAACGTTACATTTCATCCTGTCAAAATCAATACAGCCATGTAATATCTCCCGTTTGGTCAACATAAATAATCAACGACGCTGTCATTACTGGTTACTAGAGTGGTACACTTGAGACGCTGATAATTAGAGTGAGACAATTGATACCAGCCCTTCAGTTGAgtgagtattttgaaatttaaccCTAATAGTTTTACTCCTTAAACTCATATTTAGAAGTACCTGTAATTAACTTAAGTGACCGATTTGAGATCGATTTGAATTCGgtaaccaacttgatatatcgaGTCCACTTTGATGACTCATTTgattactaaaaaaataaaaaacttatttaacatatctaataaaattatatgtatttatatatttttattaattattttaatttttttagtgaaaatATATACATGCACACACATTGTAAGctagtaaaatttaaaaaaaaaatgtaaaaaaaaatactaatttaacatcaaaattcattttcttaaaattagatTATAGCAATAATTTCATTTACTTTAACGTAACCAAACATGAGAGTAAAACATGTAGAGTAATTTCTTCGTGAGGGAGTGTGTCTTTCATTCCATGACATAAAACAAAAGAGATATACTACTACATAGTACATACATGCATGACAAGTAAGATATATTCGACATGTGAACTGTGGATCCGGCTATGATATAGATTTAGAGAGAGAAATGGAAACTTCTTGATTAACAGAACCAGGAGTGTAGACCGAGGATCTGGGCTACACTTTAGTCACACAATTCAACAATCatgtaaatatttttactcAATCTTTTCTTTTATTACTTTTTCTTGAAATCTTTGTCTTAGTACAGCTCTAACAAAATCTTCTTTTTACTGTAAAGATactttctttttgtgtatataGACATATTTGCATGTGAACTCTGGTTTGAATGTGCCAGAGGTACCGATAAATGATTTGAGTTTGCAGAATTCGGTACCTAGACATCGTGGTTTGATCTTGAATAGCGGTGCCACACGTCTTGATTCTGGTTCGGTTCCATTGTCAGACAATGCTGCTGGCAATTGGGCGCATTTATGGAATAGCAAAAGGCAATATAACCTTAATGGGGAGGGTCAAAAGATCGATTGTCATAGCTTAGCGATTGACCATAATGAGAATTTTCCTTATGAAACTAAAACCCCAGTTTGGTCGTTTCCAATGCATAGATCTGAACAATTACAGTATCCCCGTCCTTCATCTATGGTTAGCCAAGTTGATTTTCCAACTCTGAATGTAGCTTATATATACTTTTGTTATGTTACTGATGATGAAATATAATGTGCAAAATTGCAGGCAAATGTTCCTTCAGGCAGTCTGAAATCACCTGTGCCGAACGTACAGATTGAGCCCCCTTCAAACCAAATATATGGTGCCAACAAATGCCCACGTCTTTGGCAGGAAGAAGAACAGGTAGCATTCTCCTCGTCCATCTTTCCCAACTATTTGTTCATAAATTTGTGAAATCAGTTTTGTTTCttgttgtatatgtacaaatccTTAATCAATTCATTTTTTTCCTGAAACCATGTGTTCTAAGGTTAGCTCATCATCTGCTATGTAATCTTGTTGTTAATTCTTTTCTTGATCTTTTTAATAGTGAATTCAACTGGTAATCACACGGaccttttttattttctctaGTTCCGCTTGTAAGATTGGGATTACATGTTATCAGTAGAAGAGCATATAAAATTGCAAAGAACTGTATTTGCAATGTTGCTGAATAtagatttctattttttttaaggcCGAATATACATTTCTATTTTCTTTCACTTTAAATTGTTCAAATAAGCTATGGTTGATATGTTATGATACTAACCAGATGATTGGCATGAAGAGGTCGTATCCTTTCATTGTAGAAGATGCTCCTGTCCCCTCCTACACTAAATACCCTCCTGCATATGCTTCTCTTATCCCCGGAAAAGATGAAGCTGCTCCATGTAGCAATGATTGTATTTCTACTATTCAACCAGCCAACACACAGTTCCTAAGGTAAAActttaaatttgatatatatatattagacttCAGAAATAACTAAGCAATAAAAGTATCTTGAGTCTTGACATCGTCTCTTTTCAACCATCCAGAGAATTGCCTTTGAGCTCGAATGGTATGTCAGagccaaaaaataaaaatattatcagtGAATTTGGAGGTTCTAATGGAGAATTTCTCACACTGGCACCTCCGGCAGAGCTTTCATCATCTTATATAAGGCGCCACTGTCAAGAAGTGCCCGACTTTGATGCTCTGCCTTATCAGGTTAGACACAGGAATTCTGAATTAATTCAacatttctttttgaaaaactGGTATTCAGCTtggatatataataataatattaaaagatttttttggtCAGAAATGTATATGAGGTTGCACTTTGCAGGAAAAAGTTCCCCCTACTTCCATCACATGACTTGGTGTTGTGAACAAGTTCCTTTAAATGTTGTTTTATCCTTTGATTAGGCCATAATACCatatgaaattttataaagaacat
This genomic window from Daucus carota subsp. sativus chromosome 7, DH1 v3.0, whole genome shotgun sequence contains:
- the LOC108194694 gene encoding uncharacterized protein LOC108194694 isoform X1 codes for the protein MHRSEQLQYPRPSSMANVPSGSLKSPVPNVQIEPPSNQIYGANKCPRLWQEEEQMIGMKRSYPFIVEDAPVPSYTKYPPAYASLIPGKDEAAPCSNDCISTIQPANTQFLRELPLSSNGMSEPKNKNIISEFGGSNGEFLTLAPPAELSSSYIRRHCQEVPDFDALPYQDITDEQVKWPEAGRLTKQPFYNFLPPSSAVNGPLAGSGSNNGEQAEAVDLNLKL
- the LOC108194694 gene encoding uncharacterized protein LOC108194694 isoform X2, yielding MHRSEQLQYPRPSSMANVPSGSLKSPVPNVQIEPPSNQIYGANKCPRLWQEEEQRSYPFIVEDAPVPSYTKYPPAYASLIPGKDEAAPCSNDCISTIQPANTQFLRELPLSSNGMSEPKNKNIISEFGGSNGEFLTLAPPAELSSSYIRRHCQEVPDFDALPYQDITDEQVKWPEAGRLTKQPFYNFLPPSSAVNGPLAGSGSNNGEQAEAVDLNLKL